GAATACCATTGGCTTCTCCATGAAGACATCGCGGTGATTGCCTATGCGATGATGGATTCAAAAAATCGGACCTATCGGGAGTTGCAACGTTCCCTGGAGGATCGGTTTTATGAGCTTTCAATCCACGGGGGTCTCCTGAAGGAGGACTACCATCCGAGGGAGATTGCCCAATCCCTTGTCCTCCATAATCTCCACCCAGGGGGAAATTTGGATGACCCCTTCCAGCCTATCCTTAAGATGGTCCTCGTTCTGCCGGACGGAGACAACGGATTCTATACCGATGAAAACGAAGGAAGGAGGCTCTTTCCCGAAACAGAAAATCGAGGGCCCTGCGATGGGTTCCACCCGAGGGAGTCTTGGAACTATTCGCTCTTCCCTTTCCTTTGGATGCAACCGGGCGCCTTAGGGCAATACGAGACCTATTTCCTCGAACTGGTCAGACATTTGGAGACCCGATCCCCTTACAGAGAGAGGCTTCTGCCCGTCAGAGGGATCGGAGGGATGTCGATGGGCGGGTTCGGGGCCATGAAATTGGGGCTGAAGTATCCCGACCTCTTCCATTCCATCAGCAGTCAGAGCGGGCTGCTGGACCTCGAGCTCCTCAGGAATCGATGGACCCTGAAGATGGTCCTCCCGGAATTTTTGGAGGTCTTCGGACGCCTCGACCCGAAGAGCCTCCCTCCGGGTTCTCGTCTCGACCTTTTTTACATCGCTTCCAACAATCCCCTCCGCCTGCTGGCAAAAAGGGGGATCAAGCGATTGCCCCCCTGGATCTATTTCGACTATGGAGAACAAGAGGGATATCCTTGGATCGTCGAAGGGAACCGGAATTTCGAGAAGGCCTTGGCCGCGGCGAGCCGCCGGATCTCGGCCCAGGCTTTCAACGGAACTTCCCAGCATAATTACCAGTTCTGGCGAAGCCGGGCAGGAAATATGCTGCGGCACCACTCGGAGGTTTTCCGGGGGCTCCTTTTAGGTCATTCCGTGTCTTCGCCCTGAGGACTACTGCTCGAGGAGCAGGCGACCGAGCCTCTCCCGCTCGATCCCCATCCATTCCCACGCCTCGACGTATACCGCTTTCCCTTTCTCGTCGTAAGGGTCGACAAGGATCTTCCTCAGAAAGAAAGGAGAATTCCTGACATGACATTCTTTGCAGCCTTTGGCCCCGAGAGCGAGGGACCCGGGCCGGACGTTGTGGTTGAGGGAGAGGTCCGTCGGTCGGGCCCTATCGTGGGGAATCTTCTCCACCGCCCCTTTTTTATCCAATCGATAGAGAAATCCTCCCTTGAGGAGGACGGGCAGCTCGGCGATGGGATTTCCGAAGCGGTCTCTTCCTTTGAGGGCGAGGAGGAAGGATCGAATCTCCTCGAGGCTGTTCACCTCTGGAACGCCGTCCCCGTTGTCATCTCGGAGGGGCGGTTTCTTCATCTCCCGGATCTTCCAGAGCGGGATGGGTCTGACGACATTCCTCTTTTCGTCCAGATCTCCCCAGTAGATCGGAAGGGCGGGCTTCACCGGTACGATCTTTCCCTTGAAATTCCTGAGACCAGGGTACCAGAGAGGGGACCTCGCTCCGGCGGAGGGGATGAAGTCCGAGGTCTCATAGATCCGTGTCTCTCCGGTGGTGTGATCATAGACGAGCTCCGCGGAAAGGGACCGGTAAGGAAGGTGGCAGGTCTGGCAGGCGATCCTCCGCAGGTGGCGGGGCGAGAAGGGGTGGCGGGGGCGGGGCGCTTTGCGATCCCTTCTTTTGTAGTGGCAGTCCTCGCAGGAAGGCATCGTCTGGTCCAGGTCGTCTCGGACCGTCAACGAGAGGGAATCTCCCTTGGCGATCTGGTGTTCCTTGTTCCCCGGATGGCAGGAGACGCACTCCATCCCTCTGGCCCGGTGGACATCCGTCTCGGGGCTCCACTCGTATCCCCTCTTCTTTTCTCCATAGGGGGCATGGCAGGACCAGCAATTCTCGGAAGGAGGCCTTCGGACGATCTGAACATGGAGGTTTTCGAAATCGGCCACCTCCTTGTTGGTGTAATCGATCCGCGGGGAGCCGGTCTGGGCCTCAGGGGTTTGTGGAGAAGGAGGTTTGAAGGTGGCCCAGCCCGCTCCTGCCGCAGGTCCGTAGCGAAACAGCCCCGCCCTCAGAAAGGCCGCGCGTTCTTTCCATCGATATCCCGGGAGGTGGCAGATGAGACAGTCCGCTTCGTTCACCCCGCTTCGGTCCCAAGGGGCGCCGTAATTCTCATGGCCTCCGCTGAAAGGGGTATAATCCCCGTCGAGGTGAGGAGGCTCGCCAAAAAATTCATAGCCAAACTTCCGTTTCGAGGGATCGTAGTAAGGGTTTCCCCTTCGATCGAACTCGGCCCATCCTCCTCCTGGATGGCAGGGGCCGCAATTCCGGACGTAGAAGAAGGTGGATCGATCCATTTCGGAAAAGGTCCGATTCGTTTTTCGGGAGA
This Thermodesulfobacteriota bacterium DNA region includes the following protein-coding sequences:
- a CDS encoding alpha/beta hydrolase-fold protein produces the protein MDRPAFLALLLLLILSSIHGTTEALGGGHPCCPEDRELSYLLHPKPTQSYSYLVRYETFFSTVLGKEKGFFVILPIDFYQNPKMRYPHLYLLHGYNFHRRGWRWKAKSPEEVRKHLCEAKEEEYHWLLHEDIAVIAYAMMDSKNRTYRELQRSLEDRFYELSIHGGLLKEDYHPREIAQSLVLHNLHPGGNLDDPFQPILKMVLVLPDGDNGFYTDENEGRRLFPETENRGPCDGFHPRESWNYSLFPFLWMQPGALGQYETYFLELVRHLETRSPYRERLLPVRGIGGMSMGGFGAMKLGLKYPDLFHSISSQSGLLDLELLRNRWTLKMVLPEFLEVFGRLDPKSLPPGSRLDLFYIASNNPLRLLAKRGIKRLPPWIYFDYGEQEGYPWIVEGNRNFEKALAAASRRISAQAFNGTSQHNYQFWRSRAGNMLRHHSEVFRGLLLGHSVSSP